The genomic window GGCTCCTCCAGCAACAAATGAATATGATTTGACATCAGCGCATACGTCAGAACCCGCACGCCGCTGAACCCTTCCACCCGCCGGATTAGTTGATGCATACGCTCTTTCTCTGCATCCCCAAGTAGCCACTGGCGACCCACAATCCGTGTCATGCAATGATAATAGGCCAGCGGCCCCCGTTTAATTCTTCGTCTTCTCATAATGCTGAGTAAACCTCGCCATGAATCGAATGTCAAGGCAAACAATCAATATGTGCCTGTCACCTTTTACCATATGTGCCTGTCACCTTTTACCTTACCTTTACCCCTAGCTTATATCACAACATGTGTGCGGCCATTTCGAAAACCGTGTCGGGATCTAACTTACGTAAACACGCATTTTCTATCGCATTCGCACAAGTTCTCGACATGCAGGGCTGACAGGACAAGCGAGGCTCGGCCAGCATCACCTTTGTGGCGGCCCCTGCGCTGTAAGGGCCAGTTCGTCGGGCACTGGTCGGGCCAAAAATGGCCACGACGGGAACGCCTGCGGCACAGGCCATATGCATGGGGCCTGAATCGACTGATATCACCAAATCCATCTGCGAGAGCAAGCCGCCTAATTGAGGAATACTTGTTTTCCCGGCCCAGTTCAGAACATCCACTCCGGATTTCTGGGCAATTGCATCGCAAGTGTCCCGGTCATCGGGAGCACCAGCTAAAATGACGCGTAGTCCAAGCTGATCATGAAGCCGGCACGCCAGTACGGAGAAATGCTCTATCGGCCAATTTTTTGTTGTCCAGCGTGAACAGGGAATCATGGCAACGGATCGAGCATCGGTATCCGGCAGGGTCACCTCGGGAAAAGTGACGGGAAAACTGCGCGGCGAATCAGGTAGTTCAAGGAAACGTATTACATCCAGTGCTTCCTCCACGGCATGCCGATCCTTATTCCGGGGGCCGACCACATGATGATAGAAAAATGTGGCACCCTCACGCTGGTAGGATGGCCCGAGACGCCATGCTGCTCTGGCCAGGCGTGTGATCAGTGCACTTTTGAGTAATCCCTGTAAGTCAATTACGAGATCGTACTCTGACGAGCGGAGCTGCCGCACAAATGCCCGACCCTGTTCACGGATTTTTTTACGAGGAAATCCAATCACATGATCCACATCGTCGAAGGTCTGGACGAGCGACACATATTCCGATTGGACAACCCAATCGACGGAGGCCCCCGTGGCGTGCTTTAACAAGTGCACCACGGGTAACGCATGAAATAAATCCCCAAGCGAACTCAGTTTAACAATGAGTATACGCCGGGGTTGATTCGCCCACTTCATCAGGCGAGTTCAAGCAAACGCAGCATCACCGCTTTATGGGCATGCATACGATTTTCGGCTTCATCGAAGACAACCGACTGCGGCCCGTCGATAATCTCTGCCGTCTGCTCATAACCCCTCTGTGCCGGCAGGCAATTCATAAAGATGGCATTGCTGCGGGCCTTTTTCATCAGTGCCGCATCCACCTGATAAGGCTGAAAAACTTTTACGCGGGCAGCTTCTTCTTCTTTGGGAATATGATAACTCATCCACGAATCAGTATAGATCACATCCGCGCCGTCGACGGCTTCGGCAGGATCATGTGTCACGACGACACTCCCTCCAAAGGCGGCGGCATATTTCCCGGCCTGTTTCAGAACAACGGCATCCGGACTGTATTCTTTTCCGGCGGGGCATCCGATGCGCACATGCATCCCCATTTTAGTACAGCCATACATCAACGAGTGGGTTACATTATTAAAGGCATCACCCATATAGGTCAAAGTCAGTCCTTTCAAATCCCCTTTATGTTCGCGCATAGTTTGCAGGTCAGCAAGAATCTGCGTGGGATGACTGTCGTTGGTTAATCCATTGATCACTGGAATGGTGGTATGTGCAACCATCTCTTCAATCGTTGAATGCTCAAACAAACGGGCCATAACGATATCGCAATAACGGCTCAACACCTTGATGGTATCGGCGATGGTTTCTTTTCCTGCACTAAGCGGTGAGGTGGACATGTCGTAATAAATGGCATCCCCGCCCATTTGACAGGTTCCCGTTTCAAACGAAACCCGCGTACGCAAACTAGGCTTTTCAAAAATCATGATCAGCACTTTACGGTGCATGATATCGTAATACTTAGACTTATCTTTTTTTAAATCAGCAGCCAGCTCCAGAACGCCGGCAATCTCTTCCGGGGACCAGTCGGCCAGGGTAATCAAATGCTTCATTCGTTTTCTCCTAATTACTAACGTGTCAAATCGCGATAATAACGATCAATTTCTGTATCCCGGTCAAAAATCATAACAAGCAACGCCACCCTCGCCCACATGCCATTGCGTACCTGCCGCCAGTACATGGCCCGGGGATCGGAATCCACCTCAATCGCAATTTCATTCCGTCGCGGGAGCGGGTGCATAATAATGGCATCCTCTTTCAATATTTCGAGGTGTCCTGCATCAAAATGGTAAGGCGAGGTATCAATCAGGCGGCTTTCCTGTCCAACATCCCATTCATCCTGGATACGCGTCATGTAAATGGCATCCAGTTCCGGTATGAGTGAGTGGAAATCCGCACTTATTTCGTACTGGATCCCCGACGCATCAAGACTTTCAATGACATCCTGTCCAATCTGCAGGGAGGGAGGAGCGATAAAATATTGCTTCACATCAGGATACCACTGTAACAAGTTCGACAGAGAACGAACCGTTCGGCCGCGTTTCAAATCGCCGACAAATGCAATTTTCTTTCCTTCCACGCCGCCCCTGTTTTCAAAGCTTCGCTGCAGCGTATAGATATCAAGCAGAGCCTGAGTGGGGTGCTGATCCGCGCCGGAGCCGGCATTAATAACGGGTACCGGCCGTTCACTGTTAGATAACATCCATGCGATACGTTCGGCAAAACCGCCCACAGGATGACGCATGATAATAACATCAAAATAGGAACTGAATGTACGTACGGTGTCTTCAGGTGATTCGCCCTTGACCTCCGATGACGTACTTGAGTCCCTTACATGAGCGAGCGGCATACCCAGTATCTGACAGGCTGCGGCAAAAGAAAGAAAGGTACGGGTGGAGGGCTGGGCAAAATAAATCATTGCCCGTTTTTCCGACATAAGATCCTGCAAAAAATGGATTCCGCCACGGGTTTTCCCAATTTTTCTTATCTGCGTGGCCAGTTCACAAAGGCGATCCAGCATGGCTCGATCAAACTGCTGGGCAATAAGCGCATGATAGGGGCGCTTTCCCATGTTTAAATAGGGCGATTTCTCTTTAAGAGAGAGCCTGTTATAGGTCGCCCAGTCAATTTTCATCATTGGATTGTCACGAAACATCTTATTCTTTCTCCATAGGGCATCGGGATATTTAATGCAAAAACGAATACACGGAAAACAGGTATAATGAAATCCGTATATACTTCAAAACGACGTTCATGACTGATCATCATGAAGTCGTTTTGACAAAGGATGCTCAAGATCTCTACGCGCTCACACCGCTCAATAGGGCAAGCTCTTCTTCAAAGAGCAGTTTTTCTACATCAAGCAAAATTTTGACCTGATCACCAATTTTTCCCATACCTTGAATATACCTGCCACCGCCACTCTGGGAGCTGGAGCGCGGAGGCGGGCTAATCTGTTCTGGCGGAATATCCAGTACTTCATTTACGGTATCGACCACCATACCAATATTGATGTCTTTGACTTTAACCACAACAATACACGTGCGTTCGTCATACGCTCGCGGTTCCATGCTGAACCGTAGCCGAACATCAATAATGGGAATCACCTGACCTCGCAGATTAATTACACCTTTTACAAATTCCGGCATGTCCGGAACCACGGTAATCTTGTGAACACTGACGATTTCAATTACGTGATAAATATTAATTCCATAGACCTCTTTTCCGACGCGAAATGTCAGATAGCGATCCTTCATGGAATCTTCGCTCTCATCGTCATACC from Spartobacteria bacterium includes these protein-coding regions:
- a CDS encoding purine-binding chemotaxis protein CheW, with amino-acid sequence MAGNDDLLNNAGYDDESEDSMKDRYLTFRVGKEVYGINIYHVIEIVSVHKITVVPDMPEFVKGVINLRGQVIPIIDVRLRFSMEPRAYDERTCIVVVKVKDINIGMVVDTVNEVLDIPPEQISPPPRSSSQSGGGRYIQGMGKIGDQVKILLDVEKLLFEEELALLSGVSA
- the argF gene encoding ornithine carbamoyltransferase, with amino-acid sequence MKHLITLADWSPEEIAGVLELAADLKKDKSKYYDIMHRKVLIMIFEKPSLRTRVSFETGTCQMGGDAIYYDMSTSPLSAGKETIADTIKVLSRYCDIVMARLFEHSTIEEMVAHTTIPVINGLTNDSHPTQILADLQTMREHKGDLKGLTLTYMGDAFNNVTHSLMYGCTKMGMHVRIGCPAGKEYSPDAVVLKQAGKYAAAFGGSVVVTHDPAEAVDGADVIYTDSWMSYHIPKEEEAARVKVFQPYQVDAALMKKARSNAIFMNCLPAQRGYEQTAEIIDGPQSVVFDEAENRMHAHKAVMLRLLELA
- a CDS encoding glycosyltransferase family 9 protein; translation: MKWANQPRRILIVKLSSLGDLFHALPVVHLLKHATGASVDWVVQSEYVSLVQTFDDVDHVIGFPRKKIREQGRAFVRQLRSSEYDLVIDLQGLLKSALITRLARAAWRLGPSYQREGATFFYHHVVGPRNKDRHAVEEALDVIRFLELPDSPRSFPVTFPEVTLPDTDARSVAMIPCSRWTTKNWPIEHFSVLACRLHDQLGLRVILAGAPDDRDTCDAIAQKSGVDVLNWAGKTSIPQLGGLLSQMDLVISVDSGPMHMACAAGVPVVAIFGPTSARRTGPYSAGAATKVMLAEPRLSCQPCMSRTCANAIENACLRKLDPDTVFEMAAHML
- the pyrB gene encoding aspartate carbamoyltransferase — its product is MGKRPYHALIAQQFDRAMLDRLCELATQIRKIGKTRGGIHFLQDLMSEKRAMIYFAQPSTRTFLSFAAACQILGMPLAHVRDSSTSSEVKGESPEDTVRTFSSYFDVIIMRHPVGGFAERIAWMLSNSERPVPVINAGSGADQHPTQALLDIYTLQRSFENRGGVEGKKIAFVGDLKRGRTVRSLSNLLQWYPDVKQYFIAPPSLQIGQDVIESLDASGIQYEISADFHSLIPELDAIYMTRIQDEWDVGQESRLIDTSPYHFDAGHLEILKEDAIIMHPLPRRNEIAIEVDSDPRAMYWRQVRNGMWARVALLVMIFDRDTEIDRYYRDLTR